One window of the Pan troglodytes isolate AG18354 chromosome 12, NHGRI_mPanTro3-v2.0_pri, whole genome shotgun sequence genome contains the following:
- the CEBPZOS gene encoding protein CEBPZOS produces the protein MARTLEPLAKKIFKGVLVAELVGVFGAYFLFSKMHTSQDFRQTMSKKYPFILEVYYKSTEKSGMYGIRELDQKTWLNSKN, from the exons ATGGCCCGTACTTTGGAACCACTAGCAAAGAAGATCTTTAAAGGAGTTTTGGTAGCCGAACTTGTAGGCGTTTTTGGAGCATATTTTTTGTTTAGCAAGATGCACACAAGCCAAG ATTTCAGGCAAACAATGAGCAAGAAATATCCCTTCATCTTGGAAG tttattaCAAATCCACTGAGAAGTCTGGAATGTATGGAATCAGAGAGCTAGATCAAAAAACATGGTTGAATAGCAAAAATTAG